TTGGATGGCTTTCTGAGGGGAAAGTATAAGATTTTCTTGTGGGGTTTATATAGAAATTGCTCCCCAACCTCAGCTCTTTAGGGTATGGCTGTCCAAAAACTACATATCATTCATGTAttcatttttgttactatcaTTCATGTATTCATATCATATGTATTTTTGAAGAGTATATTCTATCATGTTTAGGATATGTATAACCAGGTTATGCATGCAGCTAAACAATTTGAGTTTGTAATCTTTAAGGCAGACCCAACCTTTACACACACGTATACGCATGCAGCATTACGTTCTCCATACTTTGGAGTGGCTTATAAATGAACAAATTCAACAAGTCTTCTGCTTGATAGTATTAAGAAATGAAATCCTTTGTTAGCCATTATAACATATGACATGTAtcctgtagaagcccaaattgcccgggcccgattatatcaaaacccaaccaaacctctaaacccactaaaacccttaacccatgacccatttacatctacccaaacccattacaaaacccaattattaaacccaattcaaaagcccattaagccttctcaaaaaaaaaccctaaccctaaaaaaaaagaaaaaagaaaaacctaaccccccctaaaaaaaaagaagaaaaaagaaaaacctaaccaaaaaaaaataaaaaaacctagccacctaaccactttcccacttgccccatttttcctcccattgtctaccaccaccacctacaaaatagaaaaaaaaaatagaaaatcatgtaaaagatggctataaaaagccattcaaaaatcatgtaagaaaGAAGAGGGAGGATTTTACAaggattgaagaaaaaaaaaacacaaaaatcccttcaaattttgaacacaaaaaaatatcaataaaaaggttgcattttttctttttttcctcttctttgaatctttttcttttttttgtgttgtttttttctttctttatatatacatatattgttaagaatTTTTTTCGGCCACTGTATGGTGGTCAAGGCCAACGATGAACGGCGACCGACGATCGGCGGTGATCggccccttggccggatttcctttcccctctctctcttctttccccttcttttttaagtattttatatatattatgtatatatttttaatgccattagttatatatttcttatgtatatattcttagatactattatatatacatatatatatttttaaataccatattgtgtatatattattattacaaattattactattgctagtattattataactattattatattagtgtatattttatgtacatatgtatatatatatatttgtacatatcattattttatattattgttgtaaattttatgtatatattttttatgtacgtttcctaatattttcttttattgtagatattattattattattacatacttttattatatgcatatatatatacatatgtatttttatgtacatattattattttatattattattaccaaatatatcatttttcctattttattattagtacatgatttgttttattttgtaaatatcattattattgttattctaatattctagtattccatgttaatatttttcattaatgatatcattttttttgtcctttatctattttaatttctcactttaggaatatttttctcatgttttaattaatttcaaaaataaggcaatgtatcgatttaatattaagccatcgatttcatcgctatgttgggtgaaattaaatggcttgtgttaaaaagcggataccctttctaaaaaatcgaaaactaaaattctcatttttcaatcggatcacgattaaatattatattgaactcgtatttttgaaaatcaagtcaacacatgtttaggagataccaattttgggcgtcgcgagggtgctaataccttcctcacagaatcgactcgaaccccaatttttctctggactttcacgtagacctaaatttggccttctttttgttttaaaataattttattaggtgtccgatcacacctataaaaaagaatcggtggcgactccctttgttaatgaaatcgaaagttggttttcaaatgtttaataaatcgccacaattagcgaccaagcgaaacaatttttttttttacgtcgctacatatcCAAACTTCATCTGGTTGCCCATTGTAAACAAAACAAACCCATATACTACTGGTTATATAATTTGCTCAAGGCAACAATGGGACAGAATTGTATAAGCTTTAGAATGTAGAACCCTAACTTGaagtaaaatgaaaagaaaaaaactatGATCAGATCAATAAGATATTTGTATCAATAACCAATCACCATACCAATGCTTGAAACATCTAAATCTTGCTCTGTTGATACAGCGGATCGATCTCTTTCTCAAGGTCAAAATTCGGCGGTCCTTTAATCCAATGTCCATCAATGGAAACTAAAGGTGCATTCAATCCATCATCCATGGAATCACCAACCCCTTTCGCTTTAGCCTCCCTTGGCATAACAGGGTACTTCCCTGAGAAGCAAGCATAGCAAAACTTTGGAGAATCAGTAGATAACATCTTCTTCAGGCTATCAAATGGCAGAAATGCAAGTGAATCACATCCAATGAACTTTCTAATCTCCTCCACACTCATTCTATTAGATATCAACTCTTCGGCGCTTGGTGTGTCCACTCCATAATAGCAAGAACCTATAATTGGTGGGCTTGCAATCCTCATATGAATCTCCTTGGCCCCTGCTTCCTTAATTAACCTAACAATTTTCGAAGATGTGGTTCCTCTAACGATCGAGTCGtccaccaccaccaccctctTACCTTCCAGGACGCCACGAACCGGCGAAAGCTTGAGCTTAACGCCAAAGTCCCTAATCTTCTGCGAAGGCTCGATGAAAGTTCTTCCAACATAGTGAGACCTGATGAGTCCTTGCTGAAATGGTACCCCTGCTTTGGCTGCATAACCAAGAGCAGCCACCACCCCTGAATCCGGCACTGCAATCACGACATCGCAGTCTACGGGAGACTCGGTCGCAAGTATATCCCCGAAAACCCGTCTTGATTCATAAACAGACCGTCCAAAAACAAGGGAATTAGGCAGTGCAAAATAGATATGCTCGAAAATGCATTGCTTTGGTTCAGGGTGGGGCATCAAGCACAGTGATTGAACCCCATCTTTTTTATCCACCACCAGTACCTCACCAGGGTACACCTCTCTCTCATACGTCGCCTCAATCAAATCAAGAGCACAAGTCTCAGAGGCAAACACAACAGCACCATTACTCCTCCTTCCCATTACCAAAGGCCTGAATCCATATGGGTCCCGCACTGCAACAAGCTTGTCCCCAGTCACAAACACCATTGAATATGCCCCTTCAAGCTTCTCACAAGCATCAACAATCCTCAAAAGGAAAGGCCTCGCTTTTGATATAGCGATCAAATGAAGCACCACCTCAGTATCAGAACTAGTATTGAAAATTGAACCATTATGTTCAAGCATAGCCCTCAGAGCTCTGTAGTTCACCAAGTTCCCATTGTGTGCAACCCCAACAGACCCAAACCGGTATCCAGCAACAAAAGGCTGCACATTTTTTAACATGGAGGAACCGGCAGTTGAATATCTAACATGTCCAATTGCCATTTCACCGGATAATTGGTCGAGCTTAGACTCATTAAACACCTCAGATACTAAACGAACCCCAGTAACTGTCTGAAGAACATTATTGTTCACAGCTACAATACCAGCGCCTTCTTGTCCGCGATGCTGAAGCGCATGGAGAGCTAAATAGCAGAGACGAGACGCTTCAGGGTCACCAAAGATACCCACAACACCGCACTCTTCACGGGGCTTATcgtcatcatcactaaaagaagaGACAATATCGCCTTCTGGGCCACTTTTGTTTGGTGGAAACAAGTCAGAGATGGGGTTTTTAGAGGAGGTGATAAACTGAGATTTAAGGGAATGGGAAAAGGGTTTGCAAGGGAAAGAAGAGGAGTTTGGAAAGAGAGAAAAGGAGGGTTTTTGAGGCGAGTTGAGAGAAAAAGAAGGGAGTTTAGAGATGGGGTTTGAGGGAGTTGATGAAAGATTGACGGTGGCTGCCATGGATGATTTGCTATTCAGTTTTAGGAAGAGGAAGAGGATGGTTTAAAGAAAGAAGACTCTGTTTCTTGGTTTCTTTGGACATACAGGAGAATCAAAGGGAGGCGGGCGTCGATTAAAGTGGGCTTGTCACCACCAGATTCTCAATTGAGTCATCagattctttgttttctttttgacTAATCTCACCGTGAACACTTATATGACCCTCTTGTTCATATTCTCCACTCACAACAATTAGGATGGGAAAGAATCTTAACCTTTCTCATATTTTTCATGCACCGTgtccatcaaatttctattacAATTTACAATAACCCTACTTCTATTCATATCCAATCGCAATAAGCATCCACAAATAtctttatttttatgaaattaaatttatttaattctcaaaaatataTCCTCAATTAAAATTTCACTTCTTTTATGTATATAAAAAGCTTTTATTcaataaatttaagaaataatatattaatttaatttaacccaATTGTGAAAAATCAAATTAATGCCAAatctcctttttctttctctttataCAAAACAAGAAAAAAAGTCAAAAAGGATTACTTTTTCCTTACTTTTAGTAAAACACAATTATTTTCATTCCATTCTTTTTCCTAAAAAACTAATTATGTTCAGCCTAGCGGTCCGAGAATACCTTATCTTATTTTAGGGTTGTCTTTTTGACCTTTTTAGTCAAAATTTGGACTCTTTTGAATGCTGATTTTCGCCACACTTGACACATTAAATTATCAAAGGTAAATTTATACTAATTCTTAACATCTGAtctcatataatttttttaataattagctTCTTagatttaatctttttatttaaaaaataatatggtttttatttcattatttattatttaagttaattaaattttaactcgGCTGGCATCGATATTATTGTTGATGTAAGTCTATATTGAACCATAAAATCCACTTGAGTTTGAACCTTCATGAGAATACATGTTAGGTCAACTTTTTTTGGACATAATGTGTgtgatataaattatatttaacaataaaaaatgcactttaatatttttattgttttatatagttttgatataatagtaaaatgtttttttcttatgtttaagacatatcatatgacttaaaataattcaatatttattggattttatctattttaaaaatatttaatttaatatagtaatataaatattaatttaaaacacAATGAAAGTGTAACTCAACGTAAGTATCACCTATAATTCAATATACTCTAaatcttcaaaattttagttatgatataataataacaacattttTTAGGTAAGACATCATTTAAAATAGTAAGATATTCTTTATTTATAGATTTGAATAAATGTAATTTTGTTTTATGATTTTaatgtattaaaattatatatgttaaaattttctaaaaaatattcttaaaaattttaatttttaattttatatttttaataatattattaatttcaactaatttctttttaattatcgtatttttaaaaattttattattataatttttataatttttttctagattatatattttctgaatttttatatatttttaatgtgtatataaagaaataaatttttttatattttttacataaGGACATTCTTTATTTATCTATAGTAGTATAGATTATTTAGTAAAGAAATAGTTGAATTGTTGGAGGCGTGGCTTTCACAGCTTGATTTTGAAGCTGTCTATGATGGAAGGAGAGGAGATGAACGTCGACGGTTTGGTATACAAGTAGAAAATGTTAAATGAAATAAGACTATGGTATTTTTCATTTTGGATTATAACAAAACTCATTTTCATACATTCATTATATATTTCTTCGTAATAAATATATGagatagatattaaattaaattaatatttataaaactaaatttataaatttatttaataaatatttattttaaaatttcaatagtttataattttaaaattaaattaaatttatatttttcaaattaattacaTTCAATTTTTAAAGTAGAGTaaagataaatataaaattacaaaaatccaatattatctattttaaaattttaaaattttaatttaacaatatataaaataagtaacttgtaaaaattattaataatatttttaagttacaatatattaatattaatatttaaatcatgatgaatttttgtattattttaatattaaatattttaaaacaaaataacatTAATATAAATGGTTATAAATAGCTAAATATTTTGTAATTACATTAGTTTTTAGTTTATTAATGATTTCTTTCAAGaaacttattaaaatatttaaaaaactaatgttataaaatatattattatttaatatatataaccgACTCATATATCGCACaagaatataaattaatttaaaattatctatatatatatatttaaataagatTAAATTATGACATATCTACGAGAATAGTGAAAAAATTTCATgtaataaatctataaaaaattGTATGAAAACTAAATGTTATGCCGAATGAAATAGTAAActtgaagaaaataaaattataaggttttaagcttaaattttattatatatattttaaattatatataaaaatataaaaatattttaaaaaaaaggtaACACCAGttaaattaaaactttaaaaataatattatcacATAAATCTACGTGTCGCAACCATATTTAAAATTGTAAGGCATTTGATAAGGGTATCaagttagaattttttttataaacatCAATTAaagattatttaattattatttacaacttttcatttattaaaaaacCAATCTGTTAGCtatttcttttataaaatttaatcttaACTTCTAcctataataaattaataatttaaattgtatTCATTGTTAAAAAATATATTACTGCAAAACGAAATTGTTAGGACTGACAAGATAAAAATTGAgcgtaaataaataaaataatcactATATTGTGGATGAATTATTGCCTTAGAAGTAAATCCGTCTGATCGGTGTAATCGTGTAATGGACGTCACCCTCCAAGGTTAACATAGTATTTCAATATTTGTATACTCAAATAAAGAATATGGAATACAAATAATATTGGTCTTCTCAAAAATATTCGAAAAAGTAGACTAGAAACTAAAGCTGAAAACTTGGTCGGAAAAATTTTTTGAACAGAAAACAAGCAAGCTAAGAAATGTTGCTATTTATATTGTTTTTGAATGAGGTAAAATGATAAAATAGCAGTGTCAATTTTTAGAAATAGCAGAAGATTTTCTTCAACTAAAAATATTACAATACGTGTCGAGACACGAACACAAATCGAGCCAAATGATATGAGTGTATTCGGCCTTAACTCCCAATTCTCAAAAAAGATAAGAAGAAGACTATATTAGAGATTATCCAATTTACATTACCAACATTTATGTTTAGGCATGGGAAAAGAAATATAATGGTTTATATAACATGAGATTTTATATGGAAATCTGTCCCATAAAAGGAAATGGAAATGGTTTGGGTGTGAGAACAAATATTAGGCAGATTCTTTCCATTAATTTTTCTGTATAAAAATTTTATCTGCTCATTCCCATACTACTATTCAGTAATTTAATGCTTTTTTCATTACCAATTGTTTTTCAATGGGATTTTTTTTTATTGCATGTAATATTGAAATTTCCTTCCTCCAAAACCACGTCCATAAAAAGATGAAAACAAAATGAGGCTTTTGCCCTCGAAAGTGAGCGTTGGGTTCCCACTGACCAAACACTAATGGCTAAAAACTGCACGGACTCTCATGGATACGTACCCACACATCTCTTTATCTTTtaactatttaattatttttggtaaAAAGAATTATAATTTGTTTGATGTGTTTAACTAACAAACtgttattatatatttatgtgttttaaaaatattaattatgataaaataatttttaaaaagtaataaaaattaaaatcaaatcatcatattTATTATGTTAATCTAAAAAAGTTGATAATACTATCACATATTATAATTATACGGTTACATAATTTATAGTTTTTAAAAGATATATTAATCACTACAAAAATATCAGCACAATTTTTTCTAAAATAGTAACGAAAATTGAAAGTAAATAATCATATGTAATATGTTAGTCCAAGAAAGTAGTCGATAATATGATTACTAATGaaataacaagaaaaataaacatcatatatAGTTTTATCTAATTACTCTAACATTCCTTATTTGTTGGGTTATTTCCTCTTTTAACATTTAATATGTACTCGTTATCACCATCTGGTATCATTAAAATTATCAAGATTTCTTTTTTTCATGTATTCTTCAAAGTATGGATCATCCTAATTATACTATAATGAAGTTATGAAACATGTAACATACTAGTACAATCTAAGGACCCCATAAGTCCTTCTAAGGTAGGATTAAAGTGGGTTTTAGCTGCCAAGTTATTGTCAAAAGACAAATTATATTTCACGTAAAAGGTTTAGAGGCATTAAGAAGTATCTTTGAGCTGAGATTGCTTGTAGCGTCATTAGGCTCATTAGTCTTGTCCGCATCCACAAGGTCGGAAGCCTGTTTAGATGTCTCTCCACTAGCTAATCTGACCAAACTAATATTCACATTGGGCCTATTAGCCTTACCCTTCTTCACTAGTCATGGGATTTGTTTAGACATCTCCCTACTAGTTGACCCAACAACACCATCTTCCTGCTCAGGCATAGTAGTAGCCTGCACAACTATGGCCACAAGTGTAACAACTCAATTTTAGTCGTTATCGAAAAATGTGGTTTTGGAACCCAATTTCATAAACCTAGTTTGTGAGATTATAATAGGAGGATTTACAAAGTGAGAATGAATGTATATTAATGAATGATTGAGTAATTAAATCGAGAAAATCGTTAATTAAaacttagggattaaattgtaaaagtttaatcaatattgaattttaaattgGAAAATGCTTAAGGACCCAATTAACAATTAATTAGAGGACCTAAATGGTTATTAAACCATTGTCTCAATATGGTCGTGGAAGACAATGGTAATATCTACTTAGATTCAATAAGAGaggttaaataatatataaaacatgttTTAAAGTTAGTTAAGTTTAATTAAgtagttaattatatatataatctaaGTGAATGGTGAGAGAACAAATCATCCATCTTTGTCACTTCTTGTGCCATCTATGGTTGAAAGGAAGAAGTTTCTCTCTTTTTCAATTTGATTTAAATTACCAAGAGAAAGAATTGGAAAAAAGTGAAGCAAACAAAGGAAAGGCTGAAGTTGTTGATTAAGCCTCGAAAAATCttcttatttttttgttttgaaagGTAAGTTCTCATGGAACTTATTATCCTTACTTGTTTGATACGCATGCTTGTGCCTATTTTTGTATTAACTTTATCAATGGTTATAAAGCATGTTAAATTTACAATAGAATTGACATGATTGGCAATGAAGCATTAATGAATATAAATGAGCTTGTGGCAAGTTGAATAATGATATCTGAACTATGAAATGAAAATAATCTTTATACGCAAGACGATATGTCTATTGAAATATAGCTATGAGAATGGAAAAAGTTCTTTTAATGTGTTATTAATTGCATATGTGATTCATACCCGGTTACAACTTATGAATTATGGAAATTGAAATGTGATTGTCACAACATATGTGTATTTGTACATGAATGATAAATGCCTATGTGAACTTAATAGAAAGACtaagatacaattggcatgccaatagggtcgCATGCACATTTCTTTACGGGTTTTATAATAATGTGGAGACAATGTTATGTCATGATAGGATCCAACATTTTTTGTGGATCATCGAGTATGCATTATCTCTAC
This window of the Gossypium arboreum isolate Shixiya-1 chromosome 12, ASM2569848v2, whole genome shotgun sequence genome carries:
- the LOC108478602 gene encoding amidophosphoribosyltransferase, chloroplastic-like, encoding MAATVNLSSTPSNPISKLPSFSLNSPQKPSFSLFPNSSSFPCKPFSHSLKSQFITSSKNPISDLFPPNKSGPEGDIVSSFSDDDDKPREECGVVGIFGDPEASRLCYLALHALQHRGQEGAGIVAVNNNVLQTVTGVRLVSEVFNESKLDQLSGEMAIGHVRYSTAGSSMLKNVQPFVAGYRFGSVGVAHNGNLVNYRALRAMLEHNGSIFNTSSDTEVVLHLIAISKARPFLLRIVDACEKLEGAYSMVFVTGDKLVAVRDPYGFRPLVMGRRSNGAVVFASETCALDLIEATYEREVYPGEVLVVDKKDGVQSLCLMPHPEPKQCIFEHIYFALPNSLVFGRSVYESRRVFGDILATESPVDCDVVIAVPDSGVVAALGYAAKAGVPFQQGLIRSHYVGRTFIEPSQKIRDFGVKLKLSPVRGVLEGKRVVVVDDSIVRGTTSSKIVRLIKEAGAKEIHMRIASPPIIGSCYYGVDTPSAEELISNRMSVEEIRKFIGCDSLAFLPFDSLKKMLSTDSPKFCYACFSGKYPVMPREAKAKGVGDSMDDGLNAPLVSIDGHWIKGPPNFDLEKEIDPLYQQSKI